One Paenibacillus sp. FSL H7-0737 DNA segment encodes these proteins:
- a CDS encoding PspC domain-containing protein yields the protein MSRLYRSTRDKVMTGLAGGLSETLGIDSTLFRILLLVSIPFTGGAVIPVYFIAALVIPKEPTHYNPFGPGPGAPGGPFDGPYSGRPEHGHGPHANGGHGPYGRQPNYNPNFEKNNAYSAPDSGLDAMMKDIEKKALQKEVEELKQKLSKYEKGEL from the coding sequence ATGAGTCGATTATATCGTTCAACTAGAGATAAAGTGATGACGGGTCTTGCAGGTGGATTATCTGAGACACTCGGTATTGATTCCACGCTATTCCGGATTCTGTTACTGGTCAGCATTCCGTTTACAGGAGGTGCCGTGATTCCAGTGTACTTCATTGCAGCGCTGGTCATTCCGAAGGAGCCTACGCATTATAATCCTTTCGGACCAGGCCCTGGTGCACCGGGTGGCCCATTCGATGGTCCTTACTCAGGTAGACCGGAACATGGACACGGACCGCATGCTAATGGCGGACATGGACCTTATGGACGCCAACCTAACTACAATCCTAATTTTGAGAAGAACAACGCATATTCAGCTCCGGATTCCGGTTTGGATGCGATGATGAAGGATATCGAGAAGAAGGCTTTGCAAAAAGAAGTAGAAGAACTCAAACAAAAACTGTCTAAATATGAGAAAGGGGAATTGTAA
- a CDS encoding sensor histidine kinase: MKNPFRKIIWSSFTLLSVVVVLFVSMLIYYKPEKYVVIGCVVFISVMALLFISFVLALRKEMLNTLSSLSGLIQDLINGQMTQMFPVQEDTLLSKLQHQVIQLSELLSSQKQRYREESHEVKTLISDISHQLKTPLANLGMYNSLLMDEGLPAETRSEFTRHMGSQIEKLSWLMENLIKLSRLESGIIELHAAEKHKLENTVLSAIKQAFPAAEQKNIEILLEMDQEITLQHDPKWTGEAIYNIIDNALKYTLGSCSVRITIRRYDLFARIDIADGGIGIPVAEMNDIFKRFYRGAGCNGTEGVGIGLYLARKIVTEQGGYIKVRSELSKGSVFSIFLPLR; this comes from the coding sequence ATGAAGAACCCTTTTAGAAAAATTATTTGGAGCTCGTTCACCCTTTTGTCAGTAGTCGTTGTGTTGTTTGTATCTATGCTTATCTATTATAAGCCTGAGAAGTATGTAGTTATTGGATGCGTGGTGTTTATTAGCGTGATGGCTCTGCTGTTTATAAGTTTTGTGCTCGCGCTTCGTAAAGAAATGCTAAACACGCTATCTTCATTGTCGGGATTGATTCAAGATCTTATCAATGGACAAATGACTCAGATGTTCCCGGTGCAGGAGGATACACTCCTCTCTAAATTACAGCATCAGGTTATTCAATTATCTGAGCTGTTGTCTTCGCAGAAGCAGCGCTACCGTGAAGAGAGTCATGAAGTCAAAACATTGATCTCTGATATCTCTCATCAACTGAAGACCCCTTTAGCCAATTTAGGGATGTATAACAGTCTTCTTATGGATGAAGGGCTCCCCGCTGAAACACGCAGTGAATTTACTCGCCATATGGGTAGTCAGATTGAGAAGCTGTCTTGGCTTATGGAGAATCTGATCAAGTTATCACGGCTCGAATCCGGTATTATAGAGCTTCATGCTGCGGAGAAGCATAAACTTGAGAATACTGTGCTGTCAGCGATCAAACAGGCATTTCCAGCAGCCGAGCAAAAGAATATAGAGATCTTACTGGAAATGGATCAGGAGATTACGCTGCAACATGATCCCAAGTGGACGGGAGAAGCTATCTATAACATCATCGATAATGCTCTGAAATATACGCTCGGGTCCTGCAGTGTTAGAATTACGATTCGCAGATATGATCTTTTTGCAAGGATTGATATTGCTGATGGTGGAATAGGAATTCCTGTCGCTGAGATGAATGACATTTTCAAACGATTTTACCGAGGAGCGGGTTGTAATGGAACAGAAGGTGTTGGTATAGGCCTTTATTTAGCCCGTAAAATTGTGACCGAGCAGGGTGGATATATAAAAGTGAGATCGGAGTTAAGTAAAGGCAGTGTTTTTTCTATATTTTTGCCGTTACGCTGA
- a CDS encoding LiaF transmembrane domain-containing protein, translating to MQRRQGNGLAVVLIVIGAVMLLGLALPLIHGIFRLLFPVLLVVLGYYGIKSGRKVIGWVLMFIGVMTLIAKLSWIIGPLLGVALIVWGVSALKGRRNGTY from the coding sequence ATGCAAAGAAGACAAGGAAACGGATTGGCGGTTGTGCTGATTGTGATTGGTGCGGTAATGCTACTCGGTTTAGCGCTTCCTCTGATTCACGGTATTTTCAGACTACTGTTCCCAGTATTGCTGGTTGTTCTCGGGTACTATGGGATTAAGAGTGGACGCAAGGTTATCGGTTGGGTACTAATGTTCATTGGTGTCATGACCTTGATCGCGAAGCTTTCCTGGATCATCGGACCACTGCTAGGTGTGGCGTTGATCGTATGGGGAGTGTCAGCTTTAAAGGGTAGAAGAAATGGTACTTATTAA
- a CDS encoding response regulator transcription factor, which yields MTTILIVEDDRLLNEGLKFMLAKENYNIIQAYSFQEAASRIQDQTISLVLLDINLPDGSGLALCQEIRRTSSIPVIFLTANDTEQDMVAGFGLGADDYIAKPFSMVVLLQRVKAVLRRTGTDGGSELFQYKDITINSAKMKVYKYGQEIKLTTNEHRLLAILTENSGQVLTRRLMLEKLWDIEGNFVDENTLSVNIRRLRAKIEDDPKDCQYIKTVFGIGYTWGE from the coding sequence ATGACAACCATTCTAATTGTAGAGGATGACCGTCTCTTAAACGAGGGGCTGAAGTTCATGCTTGCAAAAGAAAACTATAATATTATTCAGGCCTATTCTTTTCAGGAGGCGGCTTCTAGAATTCAGGATCAGACCATCAGTCTGGTCCTTTTGGACATTAACCTCCCAGATGGGAGTGGTCTTGCACTGTGCCAGGAAATTCGGCGAACGAGTTCCATTCCGGTTATATTTCTAACTGCCAACGATACTGAGCAGGATATGGTAGCTGGATTTGGGCTAGGAGCTGATGATTATATTGCGAAGCCATTTAGCATGGTCGTACTTTTGCAGCGTGTTAAGGCTGTTCTTCGACGAACAGGCACTGATGGTGGCTCAGAGCTGTTTCAATACAAGGATATTACAATTAACTCAGCCAAAATGAAGGTTTACAAATATGGACAAGAGATAAAACTAACCACCAATGAGCATCGTCTCCTTGCTATCTTAACCGAGAATAGCGGTCAGGTTCTAACTCGGAGGTTAATGCTGGAGAAGCTATGGGATATAGAAGGTAATTTCGTGGATGAGAATACGCTAAGCGTAAATATTCGTAGGTTACGGGCCAAAATTGAGGATGACCCTAAAGATTGTCAATACATTAAAACTGTATTCGGTATTGGCTACACATGGGGAGAGTAA
- a CDS encoding PspA/IM30 family protein, whose product MSVFRRMRDITVANLNERLEQSQDPVKLIDQFLHSTREEISEAERLYQQYASHTKQLQQQVNQATAMRNKREEQALLALKAGEDHLAKLALQEKIIHEEKLEQYSGLLEQSKQSLFELEGQLNELKIEYQTVYSKRQYYAARMESLRLQQRMNQRASAYGNGGDVPKMFGRLEDRMSDWELEAKSLRDVRRMGQEYAVQAGETVATVLEREMARLKEKLNNGGKE is encoded by the coding sequence ATGAGTGTTTTTCGTCGCATGAGGGATATTACAGTAGCTAATCTAAATGAACGTCTAGAGCAAAGTCAAGATCCTGTGAAGCTAATTGATCAATTTCTACATTCAACTCGCGAGGAAATCAGTGAAGCTGAAAGACTGTATCAGCAATACGCTTCACATACGAAGCAATTGCAGCAGCAAGTGAATCAAGCGACTGCCATGAGAAATAAACGTGAGGAACAGGCGTTACTCGCATTAAAAGCGGGCGAAGATCATCTGGCAAAGCTGGCTTTGCAAGAAAAGATCATTCACGAGGAAAAGTTGGAGCAGTACAGCGGGCTACTTGAACAAAGTAAGCAATCCTTGTTTGAACTTGAAGGACAGCTGAATGAGCTGAAAATAGAGTATCAGACAGTGTACAGCAAACGTCAGTATTACGCGGCACGGATGGAGTCGCTGAGACTACAGCAACGTATGAACCAAAGAGCAAGTGCTTATGGTAACGGCGGTGATGTTCCCAAAATGTTCGGACGTCTGGAAGATCGGATGTCAGATTGGGAATTAGAAGCGAAGAGCTTGCGCGATGTGCGTCGCATGGGACAGGAATATGCGGTGCAAGCAGGTGAGACTGTAGCAACCGTACTCGAAAGAGAAATGGCTCGCTTAAAGGAGAAACTGAACAATGGTGGAAAGGAGTAG